One window of the Trifolium pratense cultivar HEN17-A07 linkage group LG2, ARS_RC_1.1, whole genome shotgun sequence genome contains the following:
- the LOC123906343 gene encoding peroxidase 51-like has product MAQVNLLLVSLLFLTLCLHSCPTYAQLSHHHYKNSCPNVENIVREAVKKKFHQTFTTVPATLRLFFHDCFVQGCDGSILVSSTPHNRAERDHPDNLSLAGDGFDTVIKAKKAVDAVPLCRNKVSCADILAMATRDVITLAGGPYYEVELGRFDGLRSKDSDVNGRLPEPGFNLNQLNTLFKHNGLTQTEMIALSGAHTIGFSHCNKFSNRVYNFKTQTRVDPTLDLHYASELKSMCPRNVDPRVAIDMDPITPHAFDNVYFKNLQKGKGLFTSDQVLFTDSRSKAAVNAFASSNKIFRANFVAAMTKLGRVGVKNSHNGNIRTDCSVI; this is encoded by the exons ATGGCTCAGGTTAATCTCTTACTTGTTTCGTTACTTTTCTTAACTCTCTGTCTTCATTCATGTCCTACTTATGCTCAACTAAGTCATCACCACTACAAGAATTCCTGTCCTAATGTTGAAAACATTGTCAGAGAAGCTGTCAAAAAGAAATTTCATCAAACATTTACAACTGTTCCTGCCACTCTTCGTCTCTTCTTCCATGACTGCTTTGTTCAG GGTTGTGATGGTTCTATTCTTGTATCATCAACGCCACATAACAGAGCAGAGAGAGATCATCCTGATAATCTTTCATTGGCTGGAGATGGATTTGACACTGTTATCAAAGCTAAAAAAGCTGTGGATGCGGTTCCTCTATGCAGGAATAAAGTTTCTTGTGCTGATATTCTTGCTATGGCAACCCGTGATGTTATCACATTG gcTGGTGGACCTTACTATGAAGTTGAATTGGGAAGATTTGATGGATTAAGATCTAAAGATTCAGATGTTAATGGGAGGCTTCCTGAGCCTGGTTTCAACTTGAACCAGCTTAATACTTTGTTTAAACATAACGGGCTTACCCAAACAGAAATGATTGCACTTTCAG GTGCACACACAATTGGATTCTCACATTGCAACAAATTCTCCAATAGAGTATACAATTTCAAGACACAAACTAGAGTAGACCCTACATTAGACTTACACTACGCATCAGAACTAAAATCAATGTGTCCTAGAAATGTTGATCCTAGGGTTGCAATTGACATGGACCCAATTACTCCACATGCATTTGATAATGTTTATTTCAAGAATCTACAAAAGGGAAAAGGCTTATTCACTTCAGATCAAGTACTCTTCACGGATTCAAGATCTAAAGCTGCAGTAAATGCTTTTGCTAGTAGTAACAAAATATTTCGTGCTAACTTTGTTGCTGCTATGACTAAATTGGGTCGAGTTGGTGTCAAGAACTCACATAATGGGAACATTCGTACGGATTGTTCTGTGATTTAA
- the LOC123906344 gene encoding BTB/POZ domain-containing protein SR1IP1-like has product MVDRGQVKTTTSASDLSLKKQELLSSAMKRTSDWIFSQEIPSDVNIQIGESSFTLHKFPLVSKCGYIRKLVSESNDADVCFIDLSDDIPGGAEAFELAAKFCYGINFEINVENIAMLRCVAEFLEMTEDYAVGNLVGRTDAYLNDVALKTIAGSVSILHISESLLPIAEKAKLVSKCIDAIAYIACKESQLCSSGRSDSGSEGVMSSSLSSQQRPVVDWWAEDLTVLRIDIFQRVLIAMMARGFKQFAIGPILMLYAQKSLRGLDIFGKGRKKIEPRQEHEKRVILETIVGLLPKERNAMSVSFLSMLIRAAIYLDTTVACRLDLEKRMATQLGQAVLDDLLIPSYSFTGDTLFDVDTVQRIMSHYLEFQIGNHFVIKGDDEYFSPPQSDVERVGKLMENYLAEISTDRNLSVAKFISLAELIPEQSKPTEDGMYRALDIYLKAHPNLSDMERKKVCSVMDCQRLSREACAHAAQNDRLPVQMVVQVLYYEQQRLRDAMNGTESGESPSNQAKLNVYSGDIQFNPVSNELTNLRRENQDLKLEVVKLKMKLKEIESSTVKSTAVSSTVKSTAVSTVNSPIANASPSQSYSADKPPLPRRSFISSVSKKLGKLSPFPRVDGIVAPFTKSRTKPSKNRRHSIS; this is encoded by the exons ATGGTGGATCGTGGTCAAGTGAAAACTACAACTTCTGCTAGTGACTTGTCTTTGAAGAAGCAAGAGCTTCTTTCTAGTGCCATGAAAAGAACAAGTGATTG GATTTTTTCTCAAGAGATTCCTAGTGATGTCAATATCCAAATTGGAGAATCTTCCTTTACTTTACATAAG TTTCCATTAGTCTCCAAGTGTGGATACATTAGGAAACTCGTTTCAGAATCTAATGATGCCGATGTGTGCTTCATTGACCTCTCCGATGATATTCCTGGTGGAGCAGAAGCATTTGAACTAGCAGCGAAATTCTGCTACGGGATAAACTTTGAGATAAATGTTGAAAACATCGCTATGCTACGTTGTGTGGCCGAATTTCTTGAGATGACTGAGGATTATGCAGTTGGAAACTTGGTAGGAAGAACTGATGCATATTTGAATGATGTAGCATTAAAAACCATTGCAGGTTCTGTTTCGATTTTACATATTTCGGAAAGTCTTCTTCCAATAGCAGAGAAAGCGAAACTGGTGAGCAAATGCATTGATGCAATTGCTTATATTGCTTGTAAGGAAAGTCAATTGTGTTCATCTGGAAGAAGTGATAGTGGTTCTGAGGGAGTGATGTCGTCTTCTTTATCGTCTCAACAAAGACCAGTTGTTGATTGGTGGGCTGAAGATCTTACTGTTCTTAGAATCGATATTTTCCAAAGAGTTCTTATAGCAATGATGGCTAGAGGGTTTAAACAGTTTGCTATTGGTCCTATTCTAATGCTCTATGCGCAGAAATCTCTACGAGGTTTG GATATATTCGGAAAGGGAAGGAAGAAGATTGAACCAAGACAAGAGCATGAAAAGAGGGTAATTTTAGAGACAATAGTAGGCCTATTACCAAAAGAAAGGAATGCAATGTCAGTAAGCTTTCTATCTATGCTGATTCGAGCAGCAATATATCTCGATACAACAGTTGCTTGCAGGCTTGATTTGGAGAAACGAATGGCAACGCAATTAGGACAAGCTGTTTTAGATGATCTTCTCATTCCTTCATATTCATTTACCGGCGACACGTTGTTTGATGTGGATACAGTTCAGAGGATCATGAGTCATTACTTAGAATTTCAAATTGGAAACCATTTTGTCATCAAGGGTGATGATGAATACTTTTCTCCTCCACAAAGTGATGTTGAACGGGTTGGAAAGTTAATGGAAAACTATCTTGCTGAAATATCTACCGATCGGAATTTATCCGTTGCAAAGTTCATCAGTTTAGCTGAATTGATTCCTGAACAATCAAAGCCTACAGAAGATGGGATGTATAGAGCCTTAGACATTTATTTAAAG GCTCATCCGAATTTAAGTGACatggaaagaaagaaagtttgCAGTGTAATGGACTGTCAAAGATTATCACGAGAAGCATGTGCGCACGCTGCTCAAAATGACCGGTTACCAGTCCAAATGGTAGTTCAAGTTCTCTATTACGAACAGCAAAGACTTCGCGATGCAATGAACGGCACTGAAAGTGGTGAATCTCCTTCTAATCAAGCCAAACTAAATGTGTATTCAGGTGATATTCAATTTAATCCGGTTTCAAATGAACTCACAAACTTACGAAGAGAAAATCAAGACCTCAAATTAGAGGTAGTGAAGttgaaaatgaaactaaaagAGATTGAAAGTTCGACAGTTAAATCAACGGCTGTAAGTTCGACAGTTAAATCAACGGCTGTATCAACGGTTAATAGTCCTATTGCAAATGCTTCACCATCTCAATCTTATTCTGCTGATAAACCTCCTTTGCCTCGAAGATCATTTATAAGTTCGGTTTCTAAAAAACTTGGGAAGCTTTCTCCTTTTCCACGCGTTGATGGTATTGTTGCACCTTTTACTAAAAGTCGCACAAAACCAAGCAAGAATCGACGCCATTCCATATCCTGA